The genomic DNA CCGTTGGGGCCGCCTCCTGCCCTCCAGCAGACTGTGCAGGCCGTGCTGCAGTGGGGGGGCCGCTTAGCTCAGAGTCTCCGAGGGACTTCAGGAGAGGTCACTACAGACTCTTCCGCCCCGGCAACCCGCCCTCCACCAGGCAGCTGGTGGGATCAGCTGACCCAGGCTTCTCGGGTCTACGCCTCTGGCGGCACTGAGGGCTTCCCTCTTCTCCGCTGGGGACCCAGGCGTCATGGAGCTACTGCTGAGGGTGCGCGGGAGACGCCTCCACGCACAGAACCAACCACACCAGGCAAAAGCGTGTGGTTGGGGCGGCTATTTGGTGTGCCTGGGGGCCCCTCAGAAACTGAGACGGGAGCCTTCAAGTCCAGGTATGGGTGCATGTGcacattttcccttctctgtcctGGTTCCTTCAGAGCGCCCTGGTTAGTCGTTTATGACCCTTTAGATAATAGGTAGGCAGTTGGTTTTTATAGCTATGGGCTCTAATGGTCACATTCATAAATGGTTACATTTAGTGGTTACATAAAGTTCCTGATTTCACCTCTTGGCCCTTAGAGCTCAAAGAAAAACCCCTGACACATTCTAGAGCTTGACGCGGCAGGTGGCTCTTCAGTACTGTCTAGTGACTTTAGTTAGCTATCGACTCTAACCCTGTGTAGACCCTGATGGGTCCATAGGTGTTAGAGCTGCCCACTCTGCCCTCAGCTCTGACCAGTCCCCAAATTGCCAGTTGGGGGGATTCTTGGATTCTTTTTCTGGAGTGGTATGGCTTCAGTGAACAAATCCTTCCCTCTAGGAGACCATCCAGCTGGTTGCCCCCAACAGTGAGTGTGTTGGCTCTGGTGAAGAGGGGGACATCTCCTGAGGCCCCTCCTGAGGAGCCTGTGGACTCGCCAGGCAGCAGGGTGCAGGCTGACAGGTAGGGGCTGGGAAAGCAATTCTGGGCATCTGTGTGTTGTCTCCACAGCGGGCAGGAGCTAGTGTAAAAGTCAGTTTGCATGGCTTCTTCCCTACTCATTACTGCTGCGGCACTAATTCTTCGTgcctttagcttctttgtctgGGAAAAGAAGATGTTGGGCGTGCGTGGTGGCTGCACTTGGGAACATGACACAGCAGAAtggtcagttccaggccagttccAGGCTACTGCACGAATGTGGTACACAGAACATGTACATAGGCAAAAAACTTTacataaaaagtaacaaaatgagaaattgtctcattatgtagaccaggctggccttgaactcatagagatccacttgcatgattaaagaaagatatgcagctgggtggtggtggcacacacctttgatcccagcactcgggaggcagaggcaggaggatcctgtgagttcaaggccagcctggtctacagagaaaccctgtctcaaaaaacaaaaaacaaaacaaaaagatatgcaCAGTCAATAACcaccccccctccacccccccacccccccaccccccccccccccccccccccgccagggtttatctgtgtaacagccttgactgtcctggaactcactctgtagaccagtctggcctcaggcTCACattatccacctgcctctgcctcctgagtgttgggattaaaggttaaaggcgtgagctaccacacctggaagcttttataatttatttattttttaaaacaaggtgtGTTTAtgtagcctaaactggccttgaacttggtatgcctcagcctcttaagtgctaggattaatggtgcACCACCTACCACCATGTCCTGAACCATTCCTGGCTGGGACATATACTTTGAggccctgtttcttttctttttccttccttccttcctcctcttttttttttttttttcttgagacaggggttctctgtgtagctttgtagactacacaggcctggaactcacagagatccccctgcctctgcctacctaccgagtgctggaattagaggcgtgtgtcaccaccacctggctctaagcCCTGTTTCTTTTGGATATTTTTAGTCCACCGAATtaagctttttaaatttaattattaatttacttattttgaaggcagggtcttactatggaGCTTTGGTTGCTGGAATTCCAAGAGACCTCAGTGCTGGCCTTAGTGGCATGTGGCACCATGGCTGGCCTGAATTAagcttttttgatttttcatctGTTCAGTGTACTCCAGGTGCTTCTTTGTGACAGGCATTAGCCAGGGAGGGAACAAAAATGACTGCATTTTGTTCATATCGAATTTTCAAGGAGCACAGAGTGCAGTGGAGACATATGGCTAGGAGTAGATTAGATGAGATCGGGCATGTTTGGGTGGTAGCCGTGgctagaaagagaaaagggagcgGGAACCCTTTGGGACACTGTCCCCTGGCTTGGGGCTCAAAGGTGTTTCCATAATGGTTCTGGCAGGTGTCTGATAGAaatgggaggcaaaggtagggaGGCTCAAGTGTAGCACATGGACATGGTAGGCCAGCCATGGAGCCAGGATGTCATTCTGAGGCACTCAAAGGGAGCCCTCAAAGGGGCTGAAGCCTGGGAATGGTAGACTTGGTTGTGCTTCAGGAAAAACTGTGACTGCTAtgtggagagggaaggggaaaccaGGAGAAACTCTTGGAGATAAATGATTACATGTAGTGCTCCTGAAGGGATAGAGGTCCAGATTAGGAAGATGGTTGTACAGCAGATGGGAGGCAGTATGGAGATGACCCCGAAATGAACTTTGGTagtgggtggtgtgtgtgaggAGATGCTTGATTGCCAAGCACAGCCATGTGGAATCATGTTCTTTCCCACCGTCGGGAGGGAGGGCCTGGTACGTTAGGAGGGCATGGTATTTGCATATGTGTAATTTGAAACACCAGAGGGAAGTGCAGTTTCAAGTAAGCATTTCAAGAGTGGGTTTGGGGTCTAGGGAGGCCAGGGCCCCAGAGAGTCTAACATGTCAGCAGGTGGCCCCACATCTCTTCTAGAATCAGTGGCTGTTGGATGAACCAACAGGGGCCATCTGCCACAGGACAGTATGGCCTGGGAAGAGCTGGGTACCTTGTCCCTTCATCCTTTCTCTCTTTGACTCCCCCAGGGCAGTCCGGGCTCTCTGTGACCACACTGCCGCAGGACCTGACCAGTTGAGCTTCCAGCGTGGGGAAGTGCTTCATGTCATTGCCACAGTGGATGAAGACTGGCTTCGCTGTGGGCGTGATGGTGTGGAGGGGCTGGTGCCAGTAGGATACACCTCCCTTGTTCTCTAGCTCTGGAcctgtttccttttcctgggAATGGAATAGCTCATGAAGCATTGTTCCTTCTGCAAACACACCTTCCTCCCCAAATCCGTTTCTGTGGACAGTTAAAATAaactttcctccttctctcatcACCCACCTGGAAGGTGAAAGCTGCTCTTGCAAACATGTAGAAAGGATTTCCTGTCTACAGGGCTCCCTTGTCCTCCTCCATCTGCCCAAGAGAGCATCACCCTTCTCATCTGCAAATTAGCATCTGTCCCCCTCTACCTTCACCCAAGTGGACTGTGCCGGTATAGTACATGCCTCTGCCCCCAAGCCCACAGGACTGTGGTCTCCTGTCTGTCCTTAGCCCTTGTTGCCTGTATTTAAGATGTACTCCTGCTGTGTGAAGTGCTAGAGGGAAGCCTGGACACCCCTGGTGGGTGGGCCTCTGGCATtggtctctctccttccttccttgtcccAATAAAATGTGGGAGTTGATCAGatgtgttcctgtgggtttcagagtTTAGGGACAGCTGTGGGAGAAAGGCCTTTCATTGGAGCCCGAGGCAGGCAGACACTTCTTCCCTAGCGTAtcggtattttatttttattttttgggtggctagggagacaggatctcaccatgtaggccggctggcctcaagctcagagatatatgcctgtctttgcctcttgagtgctgagactaaaggcatgtgcacctGGCTCAGATGcagtgttttggtgtttttttaaaacacatttgtgTGTGGAAGGGAGTACTCATATCATGGCTCATATGGAGTTCAGAGGATCACTTGTGGGATCTATTATAGTGGTTCtaatccttcctaatgctgtgacctttaatacagttcccaaaaaaacccaaaccaaaccaaaccaaaaaaaatgctgggtggtggcacaccccttcaattccagcactcaggaggtagaggcagcggatctctgagtttgaagccagtttgggctacagaccgagttccaggacagttccaaagctacatagagaaccccTGTGGGTGGTGatccataaaattattgttttttgtgCTATTTGACTATAAttttgttatgaatcataatgtaaatatctgatgtttAACCTACAAAAGGGTCATTTTACCATCCAAAGGAGTTAAGaccagtttgagaaccactgcactttTAAATCTGgtgggagttacaggcagctgtgagcttccAATGAGGGATCTAGGAACTAAGCATGGGTCCTCTATAGAAGCAGCAACTCCtctagatatgtgtgtgtgtgtgtgtgtgtgtgtgtgtgtgtgtgtgtgtgtgtgtgtctggcatgtgcaccatggcacaccTGTGTAGGTCAGACAGTaacttccaggagtcagttcttaTCTACCATTGTGGGTCCTTGGGATGGATGAAACTCAGTTCATccctttactttgtttttatactGCTGTTTAGTTGGAATAAAGATGAGGGAAGATGGAAGCATAGCCCTTGAAATTATTTAGAATTTGAGGCGAAAGAAAGATTTCATGTTGAGCGAAGTGACACTTTAACACCACCAGTCTGCAGTGGCACAGTTTTTTAAGTAAAAGCAACCTATCTTGCTATCTGTTAGTTGGTTAGGTTGATGAGTTTCCTGTCAAACTTTTGAGATAAGAGGTCAGATATCCTAGGGATTCATGATAAAGGAGGTCTAGAGgagaaataaaggggaaaaaaaaaaagacaaaagcaaccAGGAGGCTATGATTCTAACCATGCAACAGGAAAGCACCAAGGGAAAACAGACCCTGGCAGTAAAAGTGAAATAGGGCAAACGGTCTAGGGGATTTTTATCTTTGAGAATTGTGGGTTAGTGACAGGAGATACTTATCCTGTAGTCCTAAACTGTTGAGAGATGCTTAGGGGTGAGAAACTCAGTCTACTCAGTTTTCCCATCCTACTTCACCTGGCTCTCCCTTAATGCCCAGAATCATTTCAGTGGCTCTGTCCTGTTCTACACTGCCTCCCCCATCCTGTGCTGCAGCTTTAATGTAAAGAATGAAGAGTTTCTGTGGCTAATCCATTTCTAAAGCCTGCCTTTAGTTGAAAACCTCTGgccctaccttttttttttttttttttcctctctctcgagacaaagtttc from Cricetulus griseus strain 17A/GY chromosome 1 unlocalized genomic scaffold, alternate assembly CriGri-PICRH-1.0 chr1_0, whole genome shotgun sequence includes the following:
- the Rusc1 gene encoding RUN and SH3 domain-containing protein 1 isoform X2, with protein sequence MAEAQSGTGQLQEQKKGLLIAVSASVDKIISHFGAARNLVQKAQLGDSRLSPDVGHLVLTTLCPALHALVADGLKPFRKDLITGQRRSSPWSVVEASVKPGSCTHSMGSLYSQVSRLAPLSSSRSRFHAFILGLLNTKQLELWFSSLQEDAGLLSLLYLPTGFFSLACGSCPSLSTELLLLLQPLSVLTFHLDLLFEHHHHLPLGLQQAPAPLGPPPALQQTVQAVLQWGGRLAQSLRGTSGEVTTDSSAPATRPPPGSWWDQLTQASRVYASGGTEGFPLLRWGPRRHGATAEGARETPPRTEPTTPGKSVWLGRLFGVPGGPSETETGAFKSRRPSSWLPPTVSVLALVKRGTSPEAPPEEPVDSPGSRVQADRAVRALCDHTAAGPDQLSFQRGEVLHVIATVDEDWLRCGRDGVEGLVPVGYTSLVL